One window of the Emcibacter sp. genome contains the following:
- a CDS encoding IS3 family transposase, producing MWLLSGNDPGREEQSIDLSDYTFDIGPEPGLIHPSDYGGQYVATEYQMTLKKYAIVPSMPGKGNCYVCEADGAQRRHNAAVEAFSKTLKAELAWRVKFEYREQAERIINEYIVNFYNRKWRHSTFGTISPMAYEK from the coding sequence ATGTGGCTGCTATCCGGTAACGACCCAGGCCGGGAAGAACAGTCTATCGATCTCAGTGACTATACTTTTGACATTGGCCCGGAACCAGGTCTGATCCATCCATCAGACTATGGCGGCCAATATGTGGCGACAGAATACCAGATGACGCTGAAAAAATATGCCATCGTCCCGTCCATGCCCGGGAAAGGAAATTGTTATGTTTGCGAAGCTGACGGAGCGCAGCGGAGACACAATGCTGCTGTCGAGGCCTTCTCCAAAACCTTGAAAGCGGAGCTGGCGTGGCGCGTGAAATTCGAATACCGTGAACAGGCAGAAAGGATCATCAATGAGTATATTGTGAACTTCTATAATCGGAAATGGCGACATTCAACTTTTGGCACTATCAGCCCGATGGCCTATGAGAAATGA
- a CDS encoding glycosyltransferase family 39 protein: MHIEPFSDYRAYMRMATSLLENGRMNDGMGNVAYYSSGWPIFLSPFFAVFGATAQVAQILNVILGTLGIWLVYLCARQLLGNWKWAMLAALAWALYPPAILYTEYVAKENLMVPMLLAQTYFLLIYPASRHKIRLSVLLGALFAYELLVGPAVILTGLLIGLMVSGIHLNREILRSIQWKAMFACLIAFFITLAPWFTYTTVQLGKPLLNTNGAFNIYLGNNPAADVKFVGIQHTPLGPVWDGIRKERGEIGSSAFLKEQALNYVKENPGRTAWLSLRKIAYFWKPPIHSGEEENPTAVEKLMRLGWLIAYNIIVILALVPLLFRQRLNRNHAILFGTVALYCLIHAAAYVIFRYRLPVMPLMCILAANGLYLLTEWWKMRRQTG; the protein is encoded by the coding sequence ATGCATATCGAGCCCTTTTCCGATTACCGGGCCTATATGAGGATGGCTACATCGCTGCTGGAAAACGGCCGCATGAACGACGGCATGGGCAATGTAGCCTATTACAGTTCCGGCTGGCCCATTTTCCTGTCCCCCTTCTTTGCCGTCTTTGGCGCGACGGCCCAAGTAGCCCAAATACTCAATGTCATCCTCGGCACCCTCGGTATCTGGCTGGTTTATCTCTGTGCGCGCCAACTGCTCGGCAACTGGAAATGGGCGATGTTAGCTGCACTCGCCTGGGCACTTTATCCACCGGCAATACTCTATACGGAATATGTGGCCAAGGAAAACCTGATGGTGCCCATGCTGCTGGCCCAAACATATTTTTTACTGATCTATCCGGCGTCCCGCCACAAGATCAGACTGTCTGTCCTGCTCGGTGCCCTGTTTGCCTACGAACTTTTGGTCGGCCCGGCCGTCATCCTGACCGGCCTGCTGATCGGACTGATGGTTTCCGGCATCCATCTCAATCGGGAAATATTGCGAAGCATACAGTGGAAAGCTATGTTTGCCTGTTTGATTGCCTTTTTCATTACTCTCGCCCCGTGGTTCACCTATACCACCGTGCAACTTGGCAAGCCGTTACTCAATACCAACGGCGCCTTTAATATCTACCTTGGAAACAATCCGGCCGCCGACGTCAAGTTTGTCGGCATTCAGCATACACCTCTTGGACCGGTCTGGGACGGCATCCGCAAGGAACGGGGGGAAATCGGGAGCAGTGCCTTCCTGAAGGAACAGGCCCTGAACTATGTCAAGGAAAATCCGGGACGCACCGCTTGGCTGTCCCTGCGCAAGATAGCCTATTTCTGGAAACCACCGATCCATTCAGGGGAAGAGGAAAATCCCACTGCCGTAGAAAAACTGATGCGACTGGGCTGGCTCATAGCCTATAATATTATTGTGATCCTGGCGCTCGTCCCACTGCTGTTCCGGCAGCGGCTCAACCGCAATCACGCCATTCTGTTCGGGACGGTCGCTCTCTATTGCCTGATCCATGCGGCAGCCTATGTGATTTTCCGCTACCGCCTGCCGGTGATGCCTCTGATGTGCATCCTCGCCGCCAACGGCCTGTACCTGCTGACGGAATGGTGGAAGATGCGCCGACAGACTGGCTAA
- a CDS encoding EamA family transporter produces the protein MSPLIWVGLLIYGLSVALWLWVLAKVDLSVAYPFVGVSFLITMAFGAFLLDENVTLPRMIGTLLIASGCVLVGKSA, from the coding sequence ATGTCTCCGCTGATATGGGTTGGGCTGCTTATCTACGGGCTAAGTGTCGCCCTCTGGCTCTGGGTTCTTGCAAAAGTGGATCTGTCTGTTGCTTACCCATTTGTCGGCGTGAGTTTCCTGATTACCATGGCTTTCGGTGCTTTCCTGCTCGATGAGAATGTTACTCTGCCCCGTATGATCGGCACCCTGCTGATCGCGAGTGGATGTGTGCTTGTGGGTAAATCGGCATGA
- a CDS encoding UbiA family prenyltransferase: protein MENNKKQIFVDLDGTLIKTDLFLETSLNLIKSNPLQVFNLLLWLSRGRSYTKDQVTKKIDIDASRLPYQSPLIDYLNEKKDQGHPLILATASHKTYADKVAEHLGIFDQVIATDSENNMKGARKLQAIEKFAKGNDFAYAGDSTADRVIWDKAHSNIFVNAPSDLVEKASKEGKAEKIIDTRQSPKERAFLKEMRLHQWAKNMLIFVPLLTSHEYFQLGSIIYAIVAFFCFSLCASGVYFLNDLLDLEADRRHPTKRLRPLASGDLPIPLGILGALLFPLAAFLVATYYLPLIFVMVLGIYFLTTNLYSFFLKRVSTVDVMTLAILYTLRVVAGAAATGIILSSWLLAFSIFMFVSLAYLKRFIELFALENQEKKAEGRGYSWEDSETMFSLGIANITASVLVLALFINSEEIVSQYKSPELLWGLCLLMLYWGNRIWVGARRGKITEDPVVFAIKDRVSRIVGLGLILIVLAAHFIEI, encoded by the coding sequence TTGGAAAACAACAAAAAACAAATTTTTGTGGATCTTGATGGAACACTTATCAAAACCGATCTGTTTCTCGAAACATCCCTCAATCTTATCAAAAGCAATCCCCTTCAGGTTTTCAATCTCCTGCTATGGTTGTCTCGCGGCCGATCATACACTAAAGATCAGGTAACGAAAAAAATCGATATCGATGCATCCCGGCTACCCTATCAGTCACCCCTTATCGACTATCTCAACGAAAAAAAAGACCAGGGCCATCCGCTGATCCTTGCCACCGCTTCCCATAAAACCTATGCGGACAAGGTGGCAGAACACCTGGGTATCTTTGATCAAGTTATTGCCACAGACAGCGAGAACAACATGAAAGGCGCTCGCAAACTGCAAGCTATTGAGAAATTTGCAAAAGGTAATGACTTCGCATATGCGGGCGACAGCACGGCCGACCGCGTGATCTGGGATAAAGCTCATTCAAACATTTTCGTCAATGCGCCCTCCGACCTCGTCGAAAAGGCATCAAAAGAAGGAAAAGCGGAAAAAATCATCGATACTAGGCAAAGCCCCAAAGAACGTGCTTTCTTAAAAGAAATGCGCCTTCACCAATGGGCGAAAAACATGTTGATTTTCGTCCCTCTTCTGACTTCGCATGAATATTTCCAACTGGGATCCATTATCTATGCCATCGTAGCTTTTTTCTGTTTCAGCCTGTGCGCCTCCGGTGTTTATTTTCTTAATGACTTGCTGGACCTGGAAGCGGATCGCCGTCACCCGACAAAAAGGTTGCGCCCCCTCGCTTCCGGTGACCTCCCGATACCGCTGGGAATCCTGGGCGCTCTCCTTTTTCCTTTAGCAGCCTTCTTGGTGGCGACTTATTATCTGCCCCTGATTTTTGTAATGGTGCTCGGAATCTATTTCCTCACAACCAATCTATACAGTTTTTTTCTGAAACGGGTTTCTACCGTTGATGTCATGACACTGGCGATCCTTTACACGCTCAGAGTTGTCGCAGGAGCGGCGGCAACGGGCATCATCCTGTCCTCCTGGCTTCTGGCTTTCTCGATTTTTATGTTTGTCAGCCTTGCCTACCTGAAAAGATTTATTGAACTTTTCGCCCTCGAGAATCAAGAAAAGAAGGCTGAAGGAAGAGGATATTCCTGGGAAGATAGTGAAACAATGTTCAGCCTGGGGATCGCCAACATCACCGCGTCTGTCCTTGTGCTTGCCCTTTTCATCAACAGCGAGGAAATAGTTTCCCAATACAAAAGCCCCGAGCTTCTCTGGGGATTATGCCTTCTCATGCTTTACTGGGGAAACAGGATCTGGGTTGGAGCAAGAAGGGGGAAAATAACAGAAGACCCCGTTGTATTCGCCATAAAGGACAGGGTGAGCAGAATTGTTGGTCTGGGATTGATATTAATTGTACTGGCCGCACACTTTATTGAAATATGA